One Streptomyces sp. B21-105 genomic region harbors:
- the fdhD gene encoding formate dehydrogenase accessory sulfurtransferase FdhD, protein MGRVTERRRVLRIRDGAPSTRPDTLVVEEPMEIRLGGRPLAVTMRTPGDDFALAAGFLVSEGVVSRASDVASIVYCAGATQDGGNTYNVVDVRLAPGVQLPDITLERNVYTTSSCGLCGKASLDAVRTTALWPIADTPPVRVTPGLLAGLPDRLRAAQQVFDRTGGLHAAGLFSPEGDLLDLREDIGRHNAVDKVVGRALRSGELPLSRTVLLVSGRASFELAQKAVMAGIPVLAAVSAPSSLAVDLATETGLTLVGFLRGGSMNVYAGEHRIDLRAGARAASGA, encoded by the coding sequence ATGGGCCGGGTCACCGAACGACGGCGCGTGCTGCGGATCAGGGACGGGGCGCCGAGCACCCGCCCCGACACGCTGGTGGTCGAGGAGCCGATGGAGATCCGCCTGGGCGGCAGACCCCTGGCCGTCACCATGCGCACCCCGGGCGACGACTTCGCCCTCGCCGCGGGATTCCTGGTGAGCGAGGGCGTCGTGAGCCGGGCCTCGGACGTGGCGAGCATCGTGTACTGCGCGGGCGCCACCCAGGACGGCGGCAACACCTACAACGTCGTCGACGTCCGCCTGGCCCCGGGCGTACAGCTGCCCGACATCACTCTGGAACGCAACGTGTACACCACGTCGTCGTGCGGCCTGTGCGGGAAGGCGAGCCTCGACGCCGTGCGGACCACGGCGCTGTGGCCCATCGCCGACACACCCCCGGTCCGGGTCACCCCCGGCCTGCTGGCCGGCCTGCCCGACCGACTGCGGGCCGCGCAACAGGTGTTCGACCGGACCGGCGGACTCCACGCGGCCGGGCTGTTCTCGCCCGAGGGAGACCTGCTGGACCTGCGGGAGGACATCGGCCGGCACAACGCCGTCGACAAAGTGGTCGGCCGCGCGCTGCGGTCCGGTGAACTCCCGCTGTCCCGAACCGTCCTGCTGGTCTCCGGACGCGCGTCCTTCGAACTCGCCCAGAAGGCCGTCATGGCGGGCATCCCCGTGCTCGCCGCCGTCTCCGCGCCGTCCTCCCTGGCGGTGGACCTGGCGACGGAGACCGGACTCACCCTCGTCGGCTTCCTGCGCGGCGGCTCCATGAACGTGTACGCGGGTGAGCACCGCATCGACCTGCGGGCCGGGGCCCGGGCCGCGTCCGGTGCGTGA
- a CDS encoding DUF1569 domain-containing protein, with translation MPPIDLARLAERLHQNLGRPERELLAPGSPWNLSQTLQHCAQTVRYSVTGYPALKPALFRATAGALAKRVFLLRGAMKHSLAAEIVGAPPLDPELPVTEAAAGLTDAVALFTGHTTEHAPHPAYGRCTHDEFARLHAMHLAEHLPGLVDA, from the coding sequence ATGCCCCCGATCGATCTCGCCCGGCTCGCTGAACGGCTGCACCAGAACCTCGGCCGCCCCGAGCGCGAGCTGCTGGCGCCGGGAAGTCCCTGGAATCTGTCCCAGACGCTGCAGCACTGTGCCCAGACCGTCCGCTACTCCGTGACCGGCTACCCCGCGCTCAAGCCCGCCCTGTTCCGGGCGACGGCAGGCGCCCTGGCCAAACGGGTCTTCCTGCTCCGCGGCGCGATGAAGCACTCGCTCGCCGCGGAGATCGTCGGAGCGCCGCCCCTGGACCCGGAACTGCCGGTGACGGAGGCCGCGGCCGGCCTTACGGACGCGGTGGCCCTGTTCACGGGCCACACCACAGAGCATGCCCCCCACCCCGCCTACGGACGCTGCACACACGACGAGTTCGCGCGGCTGCACGCCATGCATCTCGCCGAGCACCTTCCCGGCCTGGTGGACGCCTGA